From one Humulus lupulus chromosome 8, drHumLupu1.1, whole genome shotgun sequence genomic stretch:
- the LOC133794834 gene encoding probable carboxylesterase SOBER1-like encodes MKLVLLAKSILLLTLTLCGTLLFTLVFRPYVSFRRPDSMARSFILWLHGRGDSGPANEPIKNLFTSPEFRNTDWSFPSAPVNPVTCNCGAMMPSWFDIHEIPIKADSPKDESSLVKAVQNVHKMIDKEIDAGTNPNNIFVCGFSQGGALTLASVLLYPKTLAGGAVFSGWVPFNSSLIDQISPDAKRTPILWLHGMDDGRVLFEAGQAGPPLLEIAGISCEFKAYPGLTHSISIEELKYLESWIKTRLQSSS; translated from the exons ATGAAGCTTGTGCTACTAGCCAAGTCAATTCTTCTTCTTACACTCACCCTATGTGGCACTTTGCTGTTCACGCTGGTTTTCCGGCCGTACGTATCATTTAGAAGACCAGATTCCATGGCTCGAAGCTTCATTTTGTGGCTTCACGGCCGTGGCGACTCCGGACCCGCGAACGAACCCATTAAGAACTTATTCACTTCACCCGAGTTCAGAAACACAGACTGGTCCTTCCCTTCTGCTCCTGTGAACCCAGTCACCTGCAATT GTGGTGCTATGATGCCTTCATGGTTTGACATTCACGAGATTCCGATTAAGGCT GATTCACCAAAAGATGAAAGCAGCTTGGTTAAAGCTGTACAGAATGTACATAAGATGATTGACAAAGAGATAGATGCTGGCACTAatcctaataatatatttgtgtGTGGATTTAGTCAAGGAG GCGCTTTGACACTGGCAAGTGTTCTTCTTTACCCTAAAACTCTGGCGGGAGGTGCAGTATTCAGCGGATGGGTCCCCTTTAATTCATCATTGATTGATCAAATCTCACCAGACGCCAAGAGG ACACCTATTTTGTGGTTACATGGAATGGATGACGGAAGGGTATTGTTTGAAGCAGGACAAGCTGGCCCCCCTCTCCTTGAAATAGCTGGTATAAGCTGCGAGTTTAAG GCTTATCCTGGTCTTACTCATTCCATAAGCATTGAAGAGCTTAAGTATCTGGAGTCATGGATCAAAACTCGTCTGCAAAGTTCTTCTTAG
- the LOC133794835 gene encoding uncharacterized protein LOC133794835, producing the protein MKKLYRKGTVHPSPPIISDHLAFLPAAILTLTVALTPEDREVLAYLISCTNGALNFSSGPSQRRPAHHKNTVVPASSSGKDHPPQFNCDCFRCYTSYWVRWGLSPNRQLIHEIIDAFEDQLLAKTKGGKTSKKERRNKRGNSTTTARGSGHGSVTELKGSELSSRSSKEDLCASESVQVLCSRRDDHGHSHVEGEDNDQEESMASEKGSVRRFVSFIGERIWGVWG; encoded by the coding sequence ATGAAGAAGTTGTACCGGAAGGGGACGGTTCATCCGTCACCGCCAATCATATCCGACCACCTGGCCTTCCTCCCGGCAGCTATCCTCACCCTCACGGTGGCTTTGACCCCGGAGGACAGAGAGGTCTTGGCCTACCTCATCTCCTGCACCAACGGTGCCCTCAACTTCTCGTCCGGCCCAAGCCAAAGAAGACCCGCCCACCACAAGAACACTGTCGTCCCAGCTTCCAGCTCCGGGAAAGACCACCCGCCACAGTTTAACTGCGACTGTTTCAGGTGCTACACGAGTTACTGGGTGCGGTGGGGATTGTCTCCGAATCGCCAACTCATTCACGAAATCATTGACGCGTTTGAGGACCAGTTGTTGGCAAAGACCAAAGGAGGGAAGACTAGTAAGAAAGAGAGGAGGAACAAGAGAGGTAATAGTACTACGACTGCTCGTGGCAGTGGTCATGGTTCGGTTACTGAGTTGAAGGGGTCCGAGTTGAGTTCAAGGTCATCAAAGGAAGACTTGTGTGCCTCGGAATCGGTCCAAGTGTTGTGCAGTCGTCGTGATGATCACGGTCACAGTCACGTTGAAGGTGAGGATAATGATCAGGAAGAGTCAATGGCATCAGAGAAAGGCTCTGTGAGAAGGTTTGTCAGTTTCATCGGGGAGAGGATTTGGGGTGTTTGGGGCTAG